From Helicobacter sp. MIT 05-5293, one genomic window encodes:
- the purQ gene encoding phosphoribosylformylglycinamidine synthase subunit PurQ: protein MSVAVIQFPGTNCEKDTQYAYEQLGAKTHIIWHQESVLPADCELVVLPGGFSYGDYLRCGAIARFSPIMKAVKDFVKQEGFVLGICNGFQILCEAGMLPGALKRNEKLHFISKTQSLRVRHNDNVFLRSYNTNDIINMPIAHADGNYFIDAEGLEELKAHHQILLEYVDNPNGSIASIAGICNREKNVFGLMPHPERAIEELLGGCDGLAMLENLVRKS, encoded by the coding sequence ATGAGCGTAGCAGTTATCCAATTTCCCGGCACAAATTGCGAAAAAGACACGCAATATGCTTATGAGCAATTAGGGGCAAAAACACATATTATTTGGCATCAAGAAAGTGTATTGCCCGCTGATTGTGAATTGGTTGTATTGCCCGGTGGTTTTAGTTATGGGGATTATTTACGATGCGGAGCAATTGCTCGATTTTCTCCTATTATGAAAGCAGTTAAAGATTTTGTAAAGCAAGAGGGTTTTGTATTGGGGATTTGTAATGGTTTTCAGATTCTGTGTGAGGCGGGAATGTTGCCCGGCGCACTTAAACGGAATGAAAAATTACATTTTATCTCTAAAACACAATCTCTTAGGGTAAGACATAATGACAATGTTTTTTTACGCTCTTATAATACCAATGATATTATCAATATGCCAATTGCCCATGCCGATGGTAATTATTTTATTGATGCGGAAGGTTTGGAGGAGTTAAAAGCTCATCATCAGATTCTGCTTGAATATGTTGATAATCCTAATGGTTCAATTGCTTCGATTGCAGGGATTTGTAATCGAGAGAAAAATGTATTTGGATTAATGCCACACCCTGAAAGGGCGATTGAAGAGTTATTGGGCGGGTGTGATGGTCTAGCAATGTTAGAGAATCTTGTGAGAAAATCTTAA
- a CDS encoding carbon starvation CstA family protein — MNKILSIGLWVAISLIGAWCFGVLALHTGETISAVWIVVAAVCIYAIAYRFYSKYIAYKVLGLDDNRATPAVVNNDGRDFVPTNKIVLFGHHFAAIAGAGPLVGPILAAQMGYLPGMIWVVVGVVLAGAVHDFTVLFISMRRNGKSLGEIIKLELGKPVGTIAMIGILGIMMLIIAILALVVVNALAESPWGLFTIAMTIPIAIYMGLHMRFLRPGKIGEASIIGFVLLLMALYFGRDVAANPTLAAIFTLSPVTLTYVMIVYGFIAAILPVWFLLAPRDYLSTFLKIGVIVLMAAGILIVRPDINFESVTKFVDGTGPVFSGQLFPFLFITIACGAISGFHALISSGTTPKMLEKESHARMVGYGSMVMESAVAVMALIAAVILTPGLYFAVNVAPAGLGTTGIADVAEAAAVAAQTISNWGFVVTPEQIMGMATEIGENSILSRTGGAPTFAIGLATIISQVPLFNQGSIAFWYHFAILFEALFILTAVDAGTRAGRFMVQDVLGNVYKPIGNIHSMFWGIVATLICVAGWGYVLYQGVTDPQGGVKSLWTLFGVSNQMLAGIALLTVITVLFKMGKAKQAWVVIVPAVWVLFSTLYAGVCKLLPANGEKIHDAVSHIALWQINSAKAAAETDPVLIERFSTIATNNLINATLCALFMCVTILVLVQCVRICLKCVKGTNHLPLSEAPYRKASEFEGRIAAHG; from the coding sequence ATGAATAAGATTCTAAGTATAGGCTTGTGGGTCGCCATATCCTTGATAGGAGCTTGGTGTTTTGGTGTGTTGGCATTGCACACAGGAGAGACTATCTCGGCAGTGTGGATTGTGGTGGCTGCAGTGTGTATTTATGCAATTGCGTATCGTTTTTATTCAAAATATATTGCTTATAAGGTTTTGGGGCTTGATGATAATCGTGCTACACCTGCAGTAGTGAATAATGATGGGCGTGATTTTGTGCCAACAAATAAAATTGTGCTTTTTGGGCATCACTTTGCTGCTATTGCAGGTGCTGGTCCTCTTGTAGGTCCGATTTTAGCGGCACAAATGGGTTATTTGCCCGGTATGATTTGGGTTGTTGTAGGTGTTGTGCTAGCTGGGGCAGTGCATGATTTTACCGTTCTTTTTATCTCTATGCGCCGTAATGGCAAATCTTTAGGTGAGATTATCAAACTAGAGCTTGGCAAGCCTGTAGGAACTATTGCGATGATTGGGATTTTAGGCATTATGATGCTTATTATTGCGATTTTAGCACTTGTGGTGGTCAATGCTTTGGCAGAATCTCCTTGGGGGCTTTTTACGATTGCAATGACAATACCGATTGCAATTTATATGGGACTTCATATGAGATTCTTGCGTCCGGGTAAAATTGGTGAGGCGAGTATCATTGGTTTTGTTTTACTTCTTATGGCTCTTTATTTTGGTCGTGATGTCGCAGCAAATCCTACTCTTGCAGCAATATTTACATTATCACCTGTTACTCTTACTTATGTAATGATTGTTTATGGGTTTATTGCAGCAATTTTGCCAGTTTGGTTTTTGTTAGCTCCTCGTGATTATTTGAGCACATTCTTAAAGATTGGTGTGATTGTGCTTATGGCAGCAGGAATCTTAATCGTGCGACCTGATATAAATTTCGAAAGTGTTACGAAGTTTGTTGATGGCACAGGACCAGTCTTTAGCGGACAGCTTTTCCCATTCTTGTTTATCACAATTGCGTGTGGGGCAATCAGTGGATTCCACGCACTTATTTCGAGCGGGACTACTCCTAAAATGCTTGAAAAAGAATCTCATGCACGAATGGTCGGCTATGGTTCTATGGTTATGGAATCTGCAGTTGCGGTAATGGCACTTATTGCTGCGGTGATATTGACACCCGGCTTATATTTTGCAGTTAATGTCGCTCCAGCAGGACTTGGCACAACAGGCATCGCTGATGTTGCAGAGGCTGCAGCTGTTGCTGCACAGACAATTAGCAATTGGGGATTTGTCGTAACGCCAGAGCAAATTATGGGTATGGCAACAGAAATTGGTGAAAATTCGATTCTAAGTCGCACAGGTGGTGCGCCTACTTTTGCGATTGGGTTAGCGACTATTATTTCACAAGTGCCTTTATTTAATCAAGGCTCAATAGCGTTTTGGTATCACTTTGCGATTTTGTTTGAAGCACTCTTTATCTTGACAGCTGTTGATGCAGGGACAAGAGCAGGTCGTTTTATGGTGCAAGATGTGTTAGGTAATGTGTATAAACCTATCGGTAATATTCATTCAATGTTTTGGGGCATTGTCGCGACACTTATTTGTGTTGCAGGTTGGGGTTATGTCCTTTATCAAGGTGTTACTGATCCACAAGGTGGAGTCAAATCACTCTGGACACTCTTTGGCGTCTCCAATCAAATGCTTGCAGGTATCGCATTGCTTACTGTGATCACCGTGCTTTTCAAAATGGGCAAAGCAAAACAAGCATGGGTGGTTATTGTCCCAGCAGTTTGGGTGCTTTTCAGCACACTTTATGCGGGTGTATGCAAACTTCTCCCTGCTAATGGTGAAAAAATCCATGATGCGGTGAGTCATATTGCACTTTGGCAAATTAATAGTGCAAAGGCAGCAGCTGAAACTGATCCTGTTTTGATTGAGAGATTCTCGACTATTGCGACAAACAATCTTATCAATGCAACTCTTTGTGCGTTGTTTATGTGTGTAACGATTTTAGTTCTCGTGCAATGTGTCAGAATCTGTCTTAAGTGTGTCAAAGGGACTAATCACCTTCCACTTTCTGAAGCGCCTTATCGTAAGGCTAGTGAATTTGAAGGCAGGATAGCCGCACATGGCTAA
- a CDS encoding ribonuclease HII: MIIGGIDEAGRGCICGGLFVAGVVGDEEFLRTFNPKDSKKLSEKKRESIYQLLLAQAISADDTQSTNISQQIHFHIVQKDAWEIDKYGLSWALKTAIEEILEKLGAFAKEFIIDGNSTFGARIPSCLDSEITLKTLIKGDDKNPVIACASILAKVSKDAQMSELDKLYPQYALGKHKGYATALHIQKIKENGYCPQHRKSFKISMQDSLF, translated from the coding sequence ATGATAATAGGGGGCATTGATGAAGCAGGTAGAGGTTGTATTTGTGGGGGTTTATTCGTGGCGGGTGTGGTTGGAGATGAGGAATTTTTAAGGACTTTTAATCCTAAAGATAGCAAAAAACTTTCTGAAAAAAAACGAGAATCAATTTATCAATTATTGCTTGCTCAAGCAATATCTGCAGACGATACACAATCGACCAATATCTCTCAACAAATCCATTTTCATATTGTGCAAAAAGATGCGTGGGAGATTGATAAATACGGCTTGAGTTGGGCATTGAAAACTGCGATTGAAGAGATTCTAGAAAAACTTGGTGCTTTTGCCAAAGAGTTTATTATTGATGGTAATAGCACTTTTGGTGCGCGTATACCTTCTTGCCTTGATTCTGAAATAACGCTCAAAACTCTCATCAAAGGCGATGATAAGAATCCTGTCATTGCTTGTGCTTCGATTTTGGCAAAAGTAAGTAAAGATGCGCAGATGTCAGAACTTGATAAACTTTATCCTCAATACGCATTGGGAAAACACAAAGGATATGCGACTGCATTGCATATCCAAAAAATAAAGGAAAATGGTTATTGCCCCCAGCATCGTAAAAGTTTTAAAATCTCAATGCAAGATTCTCTATTTTAA
- a CDS encoding bifunctional indole-3-glycerol phosphate synthase/phosphoribosylanthranilate isomerase, whose amino-acid sequence MVEILAKITKERSADITHKGFTFGHQIPSQRIHPLIKPNLDSVFIIAEIKRSSPSAGLIDPISSPKDLALSYLNGGAGAISVLCEEHHFSGSLDDLMLIKNTFPNACILRKDFIQYPQEIEVSYRAGADMILLIVAMFIDEKTGFEQFSALYQECLSYGLTPLIEVHNTKEIDFIKPLNPTLVGINSRNLHTFEIDIPYACSLISLLPRNTKVIFESGIESDTLAYMIGSLGFDGLLCGGYLVAHSNPTQALQSLKTSILNARTQQPRFYQSIFAKMPYKKPLIKICGITRLDDALTIAEYPVDMFGFIMVEKSPRFIESKQIKHITKALKTLYPHILRIGVIDDNPKTLQNARNLLSEGHLDALQLHGINPTSPHYFGGIDLNKAHFCFYPVINIAQKDDLCNFVGAFCLLDSRSALGGGSGQSIDTEVLSSLKLQHLCIAGGINAQNLNDFLSLKPMMLDVNSGIESQPGRKDSQKIKEFFATLENLLPNHTTKHDIIADSQNLE is encoded by the coding sequence ATGGTAGAAATCCTTGCCAAAATCACAAAAGAACGTTCTGCAGACATCACTCATAAAGGCTTTACTTTTGGGCATCAAATCCCCTCACAGAGAATCCACCCTCTTATCAAACCAAATCTTGATTCTGTTTTTATCATTGCTGAAATCAAACGATCTTCACCTTCGGCAGGTTTAATCGACCCTATCTCTTCTCCCAAAGACCTTGCCCTTTCTTATCTTAATGGAGGTGCTGGGGCTATTTCTGTTTTATGTGAAGAACATCACTTCAGCGGGAGTTTAGATGATTTAATGCTTATCAAAAATACTTTTCCTAACGCGTGTATTTTAAGAAAAGATTTTATCCAATACCCACAAGAAATTGAAGTGAGCTATCGTGCAGGAGCGGATATGATTTTGCTCATTGTAGCGATGTTTATTGATGAAAAAACAGGCTTTGAGCAATTCTCTGCCTTGTATCAAGAATGTTTGTCTTATGGGCTTACACCTTTAATAGAAGTGCATAATACCAAAGAAATTGACTTTATCAAACCTTTGAATCCCACCCTTGTAGGCATTAATTCGCGCAATCTTCATACTTTTGAAATCGACATACCTTATGCCTGCTCACTCATTTCGCTTCTTCCTCGCAATACAAAGGTTATTTTTGAATCTGGCATAGAATCAGATACTTTGGCTTATATGATTGGCTCTTTAGGTTTTGATGGTTTATTGTGTGGGGGCTATCTTGTCGCACATTCTAATCCCACTCAAGCACTTCAGTCTCTTAAGACCTCAATACTCAATGCGCGCACACAACAACCTCGATTCTATCAAAGTATATTTGCAAAAATGCCATACAAAAAGCCGCTTATCAAAATATGTGGCATTACGCGTCTTGATGATGCACTAACAATCGCTGAATATCCTGTGGATATGTTTGGCTTTATCATGGTAGAAAAAAGTCCTCGCTTCATAGAATCTAAACAAATAAAACACATTACAAAAGCCCTCAAAACTCTTTATCCACACATCTTGCGTATTGGTGTCATTGATGACAATCCAAAAACACTTCAAAATGCGAGGAATCTCCTCTCCGAAGGACATCTTGATGCTCTGCAATTACATGGGATCAATCCTACCTCACCGCATTATTTTGGCGGGATTGACCTCAACAAAGCACATTTTTGTTTCTATCCTGTCATCAATATTGCCCAAAAAGACGATTTGTGTAATTTCGTTGGGGCATTTTGCCTTTTAGATTCTCGGAGTGCTTTAGGCGGTGGTTCGGGACAAAGTATTGATACAGAGGTGCTTTCTTCACTAAAACTTCAACATCTTTGCATCGCTGGGGGTATCAACGCACAGAATCTAAACGATTTTCTCTCTCTTAAGCCAATGATGCTTGATGTTAATTCCGGCATAGAATCTCAACCCGGGCGGAAAGATTCACAAAAAATAAAAGAATTTTTTGCGACTTTAGAAAATTTGTTACCAAATCACACAACAAAACACGATATAATAGCAGATTCTCAAAATTTAGAGTAA
- a CDS encoding flavodoxin domain-containing protein, with amino-acid sequence MKKAVFYASKGGVCAEFANKIAQKIDASSFNIKDCDLSKIAEYDFVIFASSSYYFGALQEDWGSKVKGLSDIDFSRKTIALVGVGSQARHPDSFCSGIADFYDKLRFSGAKFVGAVDCKDYNYSFSRAQKGQKLLGLCLDKADEQKNDARIEAWIKSLHLD; translated from the coding sequence ATGAAAAAAGCTGTATTCTATGCTAGCAAAGGAGGCGTTTGTGCAGAATTTGCAAATAAAATTGCCCAAAAAATTGACGCTTCTTCTTTTAATATTAAAGACTGCGATTTGAGTAAAATTGCTGAATATGATTTCGTCATTTTTGCCTCATCAAGCTATTATTTTGGAGCATTACAAGAAGATTGGGGATCAAAAGTCAAAGGTTTAAGTGATATTGACTTTAGCCGCAAAACTATTGCTTTAGTCGGTGTAGGCTCACAAGCAAGACACCCTGATAGTTTTTGTTCAGGCATTGCAGATTTTTATGACAAACTTCGTTTTAGTGGCGCAAAATTCGTAGGAGCAGTAGATTGCAAAGATTACAATTATTCTTTCTCACGCGCTCAAAAAGGACAAAAGCTTTTAGGATTATGCCTTGACAAAGCCGATGAGCAAAAAAACGACGCTCGTATTGAGGCATGGATCAAATCTCTTCATCTTGATTAA
- the queF gene encoding preQ(1) synthase: MAQHTQNHRQKDQLTLLGSAGVVYEYDYNPSILEVFDNKHTNNDYFVTFNCPEFTSLCPITSQPDFAHIRISYIPAQKMVESKSLKLYLFSFRNHGDFHEDCINIIMKDLIAIMSPKYIEVYGKFTPRGGISIDPFANYGIPNTHYEEMARYRLMRHRLKD, from the coding sequence ATGGCTCAACACACTCAAAATCATCGCCAAAAAGATCAACTCACCTTGCTCGGGTCAGCGGGAGTAGTGTATGAATACGACTACAATCCCTCAATCTTGGAGGTTTTTGATAACAAACATACAAACAATGATTATTTTGTAACCTTTAATTGCCCTGAATTTACAAGTCTTTGTCCTATTACTTCTCAACCAGATTTTGCACATATTCGCATCTCTTATATCCCTGCGCAAAAAATGGTAGAATCTAAATCGCTCAAACTTTATTTGTTTTCTTTCCGCAACCATGGTGATTTTCACGAGGATTGTATCAATATTATTATGAAAGATTTGATTGCAATAATGTCTCCGAAATACATTGAAGTTTATGGCAAATTCACACCGCGTGGAGGAATTAGCATTGATCCTTTTGCAAATTATGGAATCCCAAACACTCATTACGAAGAAATGGCGCGCTATCGTTTGATGCGCCATCGCTTGAAAGATTGA
- a CDS encoding 1-acylglycerol-3-phosphate O-acyltransferase, whose protein sequence is MLAKIRALFATISIVVSMPFIILQIYCTRSKENGRNARRQCRYFFTLNRLKVERVGEYDLSANLLVINHQSVTDIIYFEAYHPANLCWVAKKQLGEIPLYGHALKGPDMILIDREDKNGIVFLLKEAKRQLAQNRVIAIFPEGTRSKGGEKFLPFKPGAKILASKFKLKIQPAVLINTRKLYNSSPMSVDTNTARVVLLDAFTPDYNDDKWYEKLESMMQETYLKHYKELNQEALSK, encoded by the coding sequence ATGTTAGCAAAAATTAGAGCACTTTTTGCTACGATTTCAATCGTAGTCAGTATGCCTTTTATTATTTTACAAATTTATTGCACACGCAGTAAGGAAAATGGAAGAAATGCAAGGCGACAATGTCGATATTTTTTTACACTTAATAGATTGAAAGTAGAGCGCGTAGGAGAATATGACTTAAGCGCGAATCTTTTGGTAATCAATCATCAGAGTGTAACTGATATTATTTATTTTGAGGCTTATCACCCTGCCAATTTGTGCTGGGTGGCAAAAAAACAACTGGGTGAAATTCCTTTGTATGGTCATGCACTCAAAGGTCCTGATATGATTCTCATTGATAGAGAAGATAAAAATGGTATTGTTTTCTTGCTCAAAGAGGCTAAAAGACAGCTCGCACAAAATCGTGTGATTGCTATATTTCCCGAAGGTACAAGGAGTAAAGGTGGGGAGAAGTTTTTGCCCTTTAAGCCCGGAGCGAAGATACTTGCTTCAAAGTTTAAGCTCAAGATTCAGCCTGCAGTGCTTATTAATACGCGTAAGCTCTATAATAGCTCACCGATGAGTGTTGATACGAATACTGCTCGAGTAGTTTTGTTGGACGCTTTTACACCGGATTATAATGATGATAAATGGTATGAAAAGCTTGAATCTATGATGCAAGAAACTTATCTCAAACACTATAAGGAACTAAATCAAGAGGCTTTAAGCAAATAA
- a CDS encoding CapA family protein, which produces MKKITILLCVLIFNLAFGQSKNEIELIMAGDALLHASVYKDAKQNDQTYDFSSMLENLAPVVKKYDLAFYNQETILGGTTLGLSTYPAFNSPQEFGDNMLALGFNLVSLANNHSLDRGEKAIRLSLDYWKNKPALTAGSYNSFLERNTPKILEKNGIKYTLLAYTYGTNGIPIPQGKEYLVNVYTTKMLQEDIAKVRDKVDLLIVSMHWGIEYDFEPSVEQRKLAKLLADCGVDLVIGTHPHVIQPVEWIDNTLVYYSLGNLISGQRGTNKRIGMIGGVHIQKIEDGKVKLSNARADLIYTYYNAQFKNFKLYWFDQLNNAVLPDYKTIYNEYIKIITKDDSSIRIGEL; this is translated from the coding sequence ATGAAAAAAATCACGATATTGTTATGTGTGCTTATCTTTAATCTCGCCTTTGGACAATCCAAAAATGAAATTGAATTGATAATGGCTGGAGATGCACTCCTCCACGCATCGGTCTATAAAGATGCAAAACAAAATGATCAAACCTACGACTTTAGCTCAATGTTGGAAAATCTTGCACCAGTGGTCAAGAAATATGATCTAGCCTTTTATAATCAAGAAACAATCCTAGGAGGCACGACTTTGGGGCTTAGCACTTATCCCGCGTTCAATTCACCTCAAGAATTTGGCGATAATATGCTCGCACTAGGATTCAATCTCGTTTCTTTAGCCAATAACCACTCTCTTGATCGCGGTGAAAAGGCGATTCGCTTATCTTTAGATTACTGGAAAAACAAGCCTGCACTCACTGCTGGGAGCTATAATTCATTTTTAGAACGCAACACTCCCAAAATCTTAGAAAAAAATGGTATCAAATACACACTCCTTGCCTATACTTATGGCACAAATGGTATCCCTATCCCACAAGGAAAAGAATATTTAGTCAATGTTTATACGACAAAAATGCTTCAAGAAGATATTGCTAAAGTGCGTGATAAAGTAGATCTCTTGATTGTTTCAATGCATTGGGGGATTGAATACGACTTTGAACCAAGTGTCGAGCAAAGAAAGCTAGCAAAACTCCTTGCAGATTGCGGGGTTGATTTAGTCATTGGCACGCATCCTCATGTGATTCAGCCTGTGGAGTGGATTGATAATACACTTGTGTATTATTCTTTAGGGAATCTCATTTCCGGACAAAGAGGCACAAACAAACGCATTGGAATGATCGGAGGAGTGCATATTCAAAAAATTGAAGATGGTAAAGTCAAGCTCTCAAATGCGCGAGCAGATCTTATTTATACTTATTATAATGCGCAATTTAAAAACTTCAAACTTTATTGGTTTGATCAGCTCAATAATGCGGTTTTACCTGACTACAAAACAATCTATAATGAATATATCAAAATCATCACAAAAGATGATAGCTCAATTCGCATTGGCGAGCTTTAG
- a CDS encoding bacteriohemerythrin yields MLPLWNDEFSVRHEIIDQQHQRLFELAHKAYKIANSHTTRNEVKGIITEFFDYMKTHFKDEEQYMQAIGYPKLEEHKRIHRALIADMASMVKNIHSANELKDKIMILAKDWLLVHILQEDMQIEKYRKESQAKNPTKEATKTFIYTCECPGKEHKLTESMHIFVKNSTQSIRCKECQQAIVFKEMLE; encoded by the coding sequence ATGTTACCATTATGGAATGATGAATTTAGCGTTCGTCACGAGATTATTGATCAACAACACCAAAGGCTTTTTGAGCTTGCCCATAAGGCTTATAAAATCGCTAATAGCCACACCACTCGGAATGAGGTTAAAGGCATTATCACAGAATTCTTTGACTATATGAAGACGCATTTCAAAGACGAAGAGCAATATATGCAAGCCATTGGGTATCCTAAATTAGAAGAGCATAAAAGAATCCATCGTGCGCTTATTGCCGATATGGCAAGCATGGTTAAAAATATTCATTCAGCCAATGAGTTAAAAGACAAAATTATGATACTTGCTAAAGATTGGCTACTTGTCCATATTTTGCAAGAAGATATGCAGATTGAAAAATATCGCAAAGAAAGTCAAGCAAAGAACCCTACCAAAGAAGCAACAAAGACTTTTATTTATACTTGCGAATGTCCGGGCAAAGAACATAAGCTTACCGAATCTATGCACATTTTTGTTAAAAATAGCACCCAAAGTATTCGTTGTAAAGAATGCCAACAGGCTATTGTTTTTAAAGAAATGCTTGAATAA
- a CDS encoding hemerythrin family protein — protein sequence MLPDWSDEFSVHHEIIDQQHQRLFELAHKAYRIANSPSSSNEIKAILVEFFEYMKTHFKDEEQYMHAIGYPRLEEHKKIHRTIVAEMAGMVKHVGSMDILKEMIATVAEDWLLVHILQEDMQIEKYRKEQMEKNATCEVKEVKYYYYVCACPGKEHKLTESMHIFVSNSSHPIVCKECHQGIILKK from the coding sequence ATGTTACCAGATTGGAGCGATGAATTTAGCGTTCATCATGAGATTATTGATCAACAACACCAAAGGCTTTTTGAGCTTGCCCATAAGGCTTATAGAATTGCCAATAGCCCCAGTTCTTCTAATGAGATAAAAGCAATCCTTGTTGAATTTTTCGAGTATATGAAGACGCATTTCAAAGACGAAGAGCAATATATGCACGCTATCGGATACCCTCGATTAGAAGAGCATAAAAAGATTCATCGCACGATTGTTGCTGAAATGGCAGGTATGGTAAAACATGTCGGCTCTATGGATATTCTTAAAGAAATGATTGCTACGGTTGCAGAAGATTGGCTACTTGTCCATATTTTGCAAGAAGATATGCAGATTGAGAAATATCGCAAAGAACAAATGGAAAAGAATGCGACTTGTGAGGTCAAGGAAGTTAAATACTATTACTATGTGTGTGCGTGTCCGGGCAAAGAGCACAAACTTACTGAATCTATGCACATTTTTGTGAGCAATTCTTCACACCCCATTGTTTGTAAAGAATGCCATCAAGGTATCATTTTGAAAAAATAA
- the yejB gene encoding microcin C ABC transporter permease YejB, whose translation MGIYLLKRFLLIIPTLIGVMSINFLLMQLAPGGPVEQTIAKMENLAHISEAAVGQNHLYKGSVGLEPELVDEIKKLYGFDKSLLERYVSMLWNFARFDLGESFYRQSSVVSIIIEKLPVSISLGFFSTLLIYLISIPLGIRKAVRNGSRFDVLSSLIIVIANAIPAFMFGVVLIVFLAGGSYLDIFPLRGLVSENFDSLSLMGKIKDYLWHLCLPVLCVSLGGFATLTMLCKNCFLEEIHKAYAITAKAKGANEKQILYGHIFRNAMLLIISGFPAVFVGMFFSGSLLIEIVFSLDGLGLLGYESVVNRDYPVIFGTLYIFTFLALIVGIISDVLYTLIDPRIHFGAKNG comes from the coding sequence TTGGGTATTTATCTTTTAAAACGTTTTTTGTTAATTATCCCTACGCTTATAGGTGTAATGAGTATTAATTTTTTGTTGATGCAATTAGCACCCGGCGGTCCTGTCGAGCAAACAATTGCCAAAATGGAGAATCTCGCTCATATTTCAGAAGCAGCGGTCGGGCAAAATCATCTCTACAAGGGTTCAGTAGGTTTAGAGCCTGAGCTAGTTGATGAAATCAAAAAGCTTTATGGTTTTGATAAGTCTTTGCTTGAGCGTTATGTGTCGATGCTATGGAATTTTGCACGATTTGATTTAGGTGAGAGTTTTTATCGCCAATCAAGCGTGGTTTCAATCATTATAGAAAAGCTACCAGTGTCAATCTCATTGGGATTTTTTAGCACACTTTTGATTTATTTGATCAGTATTCCACTAGGGATTAGAAAAGCAGTGCGCAATGGTTCGCGTTTTGATGTATTAAGCAGTCTTATTATTGTGATTGCCAATGCGATACCTGCATTTATGTTTGGCGTGGTTTTGATTGTTTTTTTAGCTGGCGGAAGCTATTTGGATATTTTCCCTTTGCGTGGATTGGTGAGTGAGAATTTTGATTCCCTAAGTCTAATGGGTAAAATTAAAGATTATTTATGGCATTTGTGTTTGCCTGTGTTATGTGTGTCTTTAGGTGGATTTGCGACTTTGACAATGCTTTGTAAAAATTGCTTTTTAGAGGAGATTCACAAAGCTTATGCGATTACTGCTAAGGCAAAGGGTGCAAATGAAAAACAGATTCTCTATGGACATATTTTTCGTAATGCGATGTTGCTTATCATCAGTGGGTTTCCTGCAGTTTTTGTAGGAATGTTTTTTAGCGGTAGCTTGTTGATAGAGATTGTGTTTAGTCTTGATGGGTTAGGACTTTTAGGCTATGAAAGCGTTGTCAATCGGGATTATCCTGTAATCTTTGGGACGCTTTATATTTTTACTTTTCTCGCCCTGATTGTAGGGATTATCAGTGATGTGCTTTATACTTTGATTGACCCGCGCATTCACTTTGGAGCAAAAAATGGATAA
- the kcuS gene encoding KCU-star family selenoprotein yields the protein MKDKILRIYHRSDRFFHLLVGMPSYDKYLEHMRIHHPDKIPKSQKEFFREALEAKYGAGRAKCC from the coding sequence TTGAAAGATAAGATTCTAAGGATTTATCATCGCTCTGACAGATTCTTTCATTTGTTAGTAGGAATGCCGAGTTATGATAAATACTTAGAACATATGAGAATCCACCACCCCGACAAAATCCCTAAAAGTCAAAAAGAATTCTTTAGAGAAGCACTAGAAGCAAAATATGGTGCGGGAAGGGCAAAATGTTGTTAA